A window from Podospora bellae-mahoneyi strain CBS 112042 chromosome 1 map unlocalized CBS112042p_1, whole genome shotgun sequence encodes these proteins:
- a CDS encoding uncharacterized protein (BUSCO:EOG09260FKU; COG:D; COG:O; EggNog:ENOG503NYHB), translating into MAGLVVASAWRQQRRKRVFQSVFSGEVTSTTAVAGVQYPDPGQGLGGSKLGSGAGHSVDPYLAPSSSATLGHSTPEPQPPHPYAPGNEYAPGNEHQRAYDQAWEVVTSRVALPASAAGPAPGAGESSPGLSLESLTAAREQPQSRRRRNQKVDEEREQFLQCLSLLENAEAVLPEARERRDVIGWYVSQVRAHFAMWVVPLLAGGSDTAAAAAAAGTLAAQGVTHRRHQRNKHSVDSTAAGRGREWSGGSQYDRHMAVVMSTIETLEGALGMYFEGLNSLLEGLRRASGEQDNSSFGMKFKRDIHALIANSASQGGVMGSVKVVLTKLAGVILGVEGLMVRLGSKKGPWGAPPAIPQENDFDVLAAKRKLGGLVKQLHNVGLTGERFEVLFAEVMNDMMSRFVKGAYAGVWAASDPEEGNVVGGAGTAAASSVFTTSRGSGGDATVPAATSSCIKSLKDWVENRYAQLNVQVLSWINATPMSLADLKACQSLALGRLAALRIQELFDIVLAWPDAKGALEDLKATITTTTRRQLLTENFSKALEQRLLHPGCSTLEILQTYIHIIKTFHALDHSKVLLGNIEPGLQLYLVQREDSVRVVVAGLLASKEEIEAAAKVQQIDEDERLQRGASGPTAAAADLGRREIKAQAYSTPGVAGSSTATTCKTPTTRSRQGRDSNPSTPAPAPAHRQGPVLARAKKVNKLVELAKLLNESASVRRAGATDDDQELDWNDLNWVPDPVDAGANYKRPKSEDVIGTLISALGAEDVFINEFTAVIAERLLGDPKSFEQEMRVLNLLKRRFGEAALQKCDVMIRDIQESRKLNSKIRRNNAGGPQPSNIPGQPPVLATPDNKGKSVATPQSSEKSKEQKDTGYHARILSRMYWPAFEKEHFLLPAPILDLQKQYEKGYEDLKSDRKLTWLNQLGQARVELELEDRTVTVDCDTVQATVIYAFQSSPDSSTTPVKKAVDDLYLELQLDGDLIAAACDFWARKRVLRKVSTADGGVFVVLERLSDENVPVGEDAQQGQAVEEKGREKEAATAGPKEGGAKKLSDKEKEKREVYWKYIQGMLTNSSVTMPINQIAMMMGVLVIGGFSWSHEELQSFLGEKVEEGAVEVVSGGKYKLVRKRENV; encoded by the coding sequence ATGGCAGGTCTAGTTGTGGCCTCTGCTTGGAGGCAGCAGCGGAGGAAAAGGGTTTTCCAGTCTGTTTTCAGCGGGGAGGTTACCAGTACCACTGCGGTAGCGGGAGTTCAGTATCCAGATCCGGGacaggggttggggggttcgAAATTAGGGAGTGGTGCTGGTCATAGTGTTGACCCCTATCTTGCtccttcgtcgtcggccaCGCTGGGGCATAGCACACCTGaaccacagccaccacaTCCATATGCGCCAGGTAATGAGTATGCGCCAGGTAATGAGCACCAGAGGGCGTATGATCAGGCGTGGGAGGTTGTAACTTCACGGGTGGCTCTCCCTGCGAGTGCTGCCGGTCCAGCTCCGGGAGCGGGGGAATCAAGTCCCGGCTTATCACTGGAGAGTTTGACTGCTGCCCGAGAGCAACCTCAATCACGGCGTCGGAGGAACCAGAAGGTAGACGAGGAACGGGAGCAGTTTCTGCAGTGTTTGTCCCTGTTAGAGAATGCAGAGGCTGTGCTACCGGaagcgagggagaggagggacgTGATAGGGTGGTATGTAAGCCAGGTGAGGGCGCACTTCGCCATGTGGGTGGTGCCCCTTTTGGCGGGGGGGTCGGacaccgctgctgctgctgctgctgctgggactTTGGCAGCTCAGGGGGTTACCCACCGGAGGCATCAGAGGAATAAGCATTCGGTTGATTCTACTGCTGCCGGACGTGGCCGGGAGTGGAGTGGAGGGAGCCAGTATGATAGGCATATGGCCGTGGTGATGAGCACGATTGAGACGCTGGAGGGGGCGTTGGGCATGTATTTTGAGGGGTTGAATtcgttgttggaggggttgagacGGGCTTCCGGGGAGCAGGACAATAGCTCGTTTGGGATGAAGTTCAAGAGGGATATCCATGCGCTGATTGCGAATTCTGCCTCGCAAGgcggggtgatggggagtgTGAAAGTTGTTCTGACGAAGCTGGCCGGGGTGATATTgggtgtggaggggttgatggttaGGTTGGGTAGTAAGAAGGGGCCTTGGGGGGCGCCACCGGCTATTCCCCAGGAGAACGATTTCGATGTTTTGGCGGCGAAGAGAaagttgggggggttggtgaagcaACTGCATAATGTTGGGTTGACGGGCGAGAGGTTTGAAGTGCTGTTTGCGGAGGTTATGAACGATATGATGTCGAGATTTGTCAAGGGAGCTTATGCGGGAGTTTGGGCAGCGAGCGATCctgaggaggggaatgtgGTTGGGGGTGCTGGGACGGCTGCGGCCAGCAGTGTTTTTACGACTTCGAGGGGGTCTGGAGGGGATGCGACAGTGCCAGCTGCCACCTCTTCTTGTATCAAGTCGCTCAAGGACTGGGTCGAGAACCGGTATGCACAGTTGAATGTCCAGGTTCTGTCGTGGATCAACGCGACGCCGATGTCACTGGCCGATCTCAAGGCATGCCAGTCACTGGCTTTGGGCCGGTTGGCTGCGTTGCGTATTCAGGAGCTGTTCGACATTGTTCTTGCCTGGCCGGATGCTAAGGGTGCGCTGGAGGATTTGAAGGCTACTATCACGACTACTACTCGGAGACAGTTGCTCACGGAAAACTTCTCGAAGGCGCTGGAACAAAGATTGTTACATCCTGGGTGCAGCACACTAGAGATTTTGCAGACGTacatccacatcatcaagACATTCCACGCACTTGATCACAGcaaggtgttgttggggaatATCGAGCCAGGACTGCAGCTGTATCTCGTCCAGCGTGAAGACTCCGTGCGGGTAGTAGTGGCCGGCCTGCTGGCCAGCAAAGAGGAGATTGAAGCTGCAGCAAAGGTTCAGCAgattgacgaggacgagagaTTGCAGCGAGGGGCGTCCGGTCCtacagctgctgctgccgacCTCGGCCGAAGAGAGATCAAAGCGCAGGCATATTCGACGCCAGGTGTTGCTGGTTCATCAACGGCTACGACATGCAAAACACCCACCACACGCAGCAGGCAAGGGAGGGATAGCAACCCATCGACCCCtgctccagcaccagctcATAGGCAGGGACCAGTTCTGGCCCGCGCGAAGAAGGTCAACAAACTGGTCGAGCTCGCCAAGCTCCTCAACGAATCCGCCTCTGTCCGTCGCGCTGGTGCCACGGATGATGACCAAGAACTGGACTGGAACGACCTCAACTGGGTTCCTGACCCTGTTGACGCTGGCGCCAACTACAAGCGTCCCAAGTCCGAGGATGTGATCGGCACCTTGATCTCGGCCCTGGGAGCAGAGGATGTTTTCATCAACGAGTTCACCGCTGTCATCGCCGAGCGTCTGTTAGGAGACCCCAAATCTTTCGAACAAGAAATGCGGgtgctcaacctcctcaaacgaCGCTTCGGAGAAGCCGCCCTCCAAAAGTGCGACGTTATGATCAGAGATATCCAAGAATCAAGAAAGCTGAATTCCAAAATCCGAAGAAATAACGCCGGTGGCCCACAACCATCCAATATCCCAGGGCAACCCCCAGTGCTGGCTACACCGGATAACAAGGGCAAGTCAGTCGCCACTCCCCAGTCTTCTGAGAAGAGCAAAGAACAGAAGGACACAGGATACCACGCTCGCATCCTCTCCCGCATGTATTGGCCCGCTTTTGAAAAGGagcacttcctcctcccggcTCCGATTCTCGACTTGCAAAAGCAATACGAAAAGGGGTATGAGGATCTGAAATCGGACAGAAAACTCACCTGGCTCAACCAGCTGGGTCAGGCGAGGGTGGAgctggagttggaggatAGAACGGTGACGGTGGACTGCGATACCGTTCAGGCGACGGTTATCTATGCGTTTCAGTCGTCACCGGATTCCTCGACGACGCCGGTCAAGAAAGCGGTAGATGATTTGTATCTTGAGCTTCAGCTCGATGGGGATCTCATTGCGGCGGCGTGTGACTtctgggcgaggaagagggtgctCAGGAAGGTTAGCACGGCGGATGGGGGCGTGTTTGTCGTTTTGGAGAGGCTGTCTGATGAGAATGTGCCTGTGGGTGAGGATGCTCAACAGGGCCAGGCGGTAGAGGAGAAGGgcagggagaaggaggcggcgaCGGCAGGGCcaaaggagggaggggcgAAGAAGCTGAGTGataaggagaaggagaagagggaggtgtatTGGAAGTACATTCAGGGGATGCTCACAAATTCGAGCGTGACAATGCCGATCAATCAGAttgccatgatgatgggggtgttaGTTATAGGGGGGTTTTCGTGGAGTCACGAAGAGCTGCAGTCGTTTTTGGgcgagaaggtggaggaaggggcggtggaggttgtgagcGGGGGGAAGTATAAGTTGGTCAGGAAGCGAGAGAATGTATAG
- a CDS encoding uncharacterized protein (EggNog:ENOG503NXE5; COG:G), producing the protein MGLQSGSTANLPPTAGINIDIDVTAPQTATDGGMKLSKAGVELLVLTFNCAKNVVDVPVFGGHLRDALLGQDGLPELVVMSLQEIAPLSYSFLGEWWLRGYYDAFGQALNLAAAGQKYTLVKGKNVGMTALLVFALCPERISGTLEEGEVGFGAAGMGNKGAVGVRVNYQGQELTFVATHLAAMEWNLKKRNANWRAVVGGLTFEDPRVVLPGVFGERPATTQVDRSGAGERSMPLERTGSMDSSEEEDAPLLSPPSTFSLVSDDTPALTPEQKRRLQDISIFKPTSHLFVAGDLNYRISSTTPPPGSAFPSFDPASENHYSHFFSRDQLTQERLAGRTFHGMSEAEVTFGPTYKYDILDSPEGAVNEAAAAEGSEVPWKFASHRWPAWTDRVLFSAAEGAEVETGVYGSLPVVQSSDHRAVFWRGRVPLPDGDKKLEGEVVGKKKLPVDIDVWAWGRRQTARRRELVVGLLALVWSTKEGAVFLGTMAMVGMGWWWFAHGGLL; encoded by the exons ATGGGCTTGCAATCGGGGAGCACGGcgaacctccctcccacGGCGGGCATCAACATTGACATTGACGTCACCGCTCCTCAAACGGCCACCGACGGCGGGATGAAGCTCTCCAAGGCGGGGGtggagctgctggtgctgacGTTTAACTGCGCGAAGAATGTCGTGGATGTGCCTGTTTTTGGGGGGCATTTGCGGGATGCGCTGCTGGGACAAGATGGTTTGCCCGaactggtggtgat GTCGCTCCAGGAAATTGCACCGCTGTCATACTCCTTCCTCggggagtggtggttgagggggtatTACGACGCTTTTGGGCAGGCGTTGAATCTCGCTGCTGCCGGGCAAAAGTACACGCTTGTGAAGGGGAAGAACGTGGGCATGACGGCGCTGTTGGTGTTTGCGCTTTGTCCCGAGAGGATTTCTGGAACGCtagaggaaggggaggtgggcttTGGGGCCGCCGGGATGGGGAAcaagggggcggtgggggtgagggtgaacTATCAAGGGCAGGAGCTGACGTTTGTGGCTACGCATTTGGCGGCTATGGAGTGGAACCTCAAGAAGAGGAATGCTAAttggagggcggtggtgggtgggctGACGTTTGAGGATCCGCGGGTGGTGCTGCcgggggtgtttggggagaggCCGGCGACGACGCAAGTGGATAGgtcgggggcgggggagaggtCGATGCCGCTGGAGAGGACGGGGAGTATGGATTCtagtgaggaggaagacgcgCCGCTGCTTTCTCCGCCTTCCACCTTCTCGCTTGTCAGCGACGACACACCCGCCCTGACGCCAGAGCAAAAGCGACGGCTCCAAgacatctccatcttcaaaCCTACCTCGCACCTTTTTGTGGCGGGCGACCTCAACTACcgcatctcctccaccaccccccctcccggctCTGCCTTCCCCAGCTTTGACCCAGCCTCCGAAAACCACTACAGCCACTTCTTCTCCCGGGATCAGCTCACTCAAGAACGCCTCGCCGGTCGGACATTCCACGGGATGTCCGAGGCCGAGGTCACCTTTGGCCCAACATACAAGTACGATATTCTGGACTCGCCAGAAGGGGCAGTGAATGAGGCTGCCGCAGCAGAGGGGAGCGAGGTTCCCTGGAAATTTGCCTCGCACCGATGGCCGGCGTGGACAGACCGGGTTTTGTTCAGCGCTGCCGAGGGGGCAGAGGTCGAGACGGGTGTGTATGGGAGTTTGCCTGTGGTGCAGAGTTCGGATCACAGGGCtgttttttggagggggagggtgccaTTGCCTGATGGAGAtaagaagctggagggggaAGTTGTAGGAAAGAAAAAGCTCCCGGTCGATATTGATGTCTGggcttgggggaggaggcagacggctaggaggagggagctggtggtgggtttgttggctttggttTGGAGTACCAAGGAGGGAGCGGTTTTCCTGGggacgatggcgatggtggggatggggtggtggtggtttgccCATGGGGGTTTGTTATGA
- the HRR25 gene encoding serine/threonine protein kinase (EggNog:ENOG503NUPD; COG:T), translated as MTSANSMTTMDLRVGNKYRIGRKIGSGSFGDIYLGTNIISGEEIAIKLESVKAKHPQLEYEARVYKSLAGGVGIPFVRWFGTECDYNAMVLDLLGPSLEDLFNFCNRKFSLKTVLLLADQLISRIEYIHAKSFIHRDIKPDNFLMGIGKRGNQVNVIDFGLAKKYRDPKTHFHIPYRENKNLTGTARYASINTHLGVEQSRRDDMESLGYVMLYFCRGSLPWQGLKAATKKQKYDRIMEKKMTTPTDVLCRGFPNEFAIYLNYTRSLRFDDKPDYSYLRKIFRDLFVREGFQYDYVFDWTVYKYQKNAQAIQQAANQPGQAAAESKDNTAAARKESQPAAPRGTRKVGETPETNRAVGGSDRMLRSAAKGQGAGTGYASKQYRPME; from the exons ATGACATCCGCCAACAGCATGACTACCATG GATCTTCGCGTCGGTAACAAGTACCGCATCGGTCGCAAGATCGGTTCCGGTTCTTTCGGCGACATCTACCTGGgcaccaacatcatctcgGGCGAAGAAATTGCCATCAAGCTCGAAAGCGTCAAGGCCAAGCACCCCCAGCTGGAATATGAGGCCCGCGTCTACAAGTCCCttgccggtggtgttggcatTCCCTTCGTGCGGTGGTTCGGCACCGAGTGCGACTACAATGCTATGGTCCTGGacctcctcggcccctcCCTGGAGGATCTCTTCAACTTCTGCAACCGCAAGTTCTCGTTGAAGACGGTCCTGCTCCTGGCCGACCAGTTGATTTCCCGCATCGAGTACATCCACGCCAAGTCGTTCATCCACCGTGACATCAAGCCCGACAACTTCCTCATGGGTATCGGTAAGCGCGGCAACCAGGTCAACGTGATCGATTTCGGTTTGGCCAAGAAGTACCGCGACCCCAAGACGCACTTCCACATTCCTTACAGAGAGAACAAGAACTTGACTGGCACCGCTCGTTATGCGTCTATCAACACTCACCTGGGCGTCGAGCAGTCTCGCCGTGACGACATGGAGTCTCTCGGCTATGTCATGCTCTACTTTTGCCGCGGATCTCTGCCTTGGCAGGGACTCAAGGCTGCcaccaagaagcagaagtACGACCGCatcatggagaagaagatgacgacgccCACCGATGTGCTGTGCCGCGGGTTCCCTAACGAGTTTGCTATCTACCTGAACTACACTCGCTCGCTCCGCTTCGACGACAAGCCGGACTACAGTTACCTCCGCAAGATCTTCCGCGATCTCTTCGTCCGCGAGGGTTTCCAGTACGACTATGTCTTTGACTGGACTGTGTACAAGTATCAGAAGAACGCCCAGGCCATCCAGCAGGCTGCCAACCAGCCCGGTCAGGCCGCCGCCGAATCCAAGGACAACACTGCGGCCGCCCGTAAGGAGAGCCAGCCCGCTGCCCCCCGCGGAACCAGGAAGGTCGGCGAGACCCCCGAGACCAACCGTGCCGTCGGAGGAAGCGACAGGAT GCTGCGCTCGGCCGCTAAAGGTCAAGGCGCTGGCACAGGATATGCTTCCAAACAGTACCGCCCCATGGAGTGA